A genomic region of Psychrobacter sp. M13 contains the following coding sequences:
- the purL gene encoding phosphoribosylformylglycinamidine synthase: protein MMTIAGQPFLTDFQSQQLITQLTQKTDLNVTQISTQQVYVLSRELSNDEHKKALDLFGIQDSTVHHPAQENQLQVIVSPRFGTISPWASKATDIFNNCEIKINRVERVIVYTLTLDNKVSEKLPKAAEELLFDKMTQSLVYDLDKVSHLFDDNAPASLNHIDVIGAGRAALESANTEFGFALSVEDIDYLMNAYVNELGRNPTDVELMMFAQANSEHCRHKIFNAQWTIDGEVAAKSLFQMIKNTYQSNPQGILSAYKDNAAVMAGAAGWRFYPVPTDAQDSTSAHPYSFHQEDIDILMKVETHNHPTAIAPYAGAATGAGGEIRDEGATGRGGKPKAGLTGFHVSHLHIPELAEKWEQSGQLSTQAYGTPDRMATSLEIMTEAPLGSANFSNEFGRPNLCGYFRSFQLDTSAAKDGSEMRGYHKPIMLAGGYGNIKRNLIEKNAIQQGDLLIVLGGPAMQIGLGGGAASSVDSGSLDEGLDFASVQRDNAEMERRCQEVMDRCWALAGNDVDASNNGKDGNPIVSLHDVGAGGISNAMPELVNDHEMGAVLNLRKIPSLEAGMSPMAIWSNEAQERYVLAIHPESEAQFDAICVRERCPYAILGTATDVRQLILDDELLADQPVDMPMQVLLGGTPQMKRSFSRTETSLPALDLDKVNLAESITDVLRHPTVASKSFLISIGDRSITGMVVRDQYVGRYQVPVADCAVTATGLVALDGQAMTGEAMSIGERTPVALISPKASARLAVGEAITNIAGARINQLSDITMSANWMAACGDDAEDAALFDAVHAVGEELCPALGIAIPVGKDSLSMRANWTDSDTNEDKSVVSPMSLVITAFAPVVDVAKTLTPELINGDSAFYRIDLSKGQLRLGGSILAQTQSQLGNDCPDLAQPSDLVDFFNFVQAGNAQGVISAYHDIGDGGLLATIAEMQFTSRQGIKLSLTDDNILGQLFSEELGAVIQVLPENVAALMQLAVEFNVDDMLSLVGQSTEEDSLIIQTPALMGKDTLNFKRSELQQEWSQVSYQIARRRDNPECVQQEYDLISDASHKGLIAAPNFDLNQKVEEPYLASRADSDNSRPRVAILREQGVNGQTEMAAGFTQAGFEAVDVHMSDLLSGRINLRDFDGLVACGGFSYGDVLGAGSGWANSILFHDELRMQFVRFFARPDTFSLGVCNGCQMMAQLKDLIPGADNFPRFIANQSARFEARTVNVKVERTKSILFKGMQDSILPIAVAHGEGYATLDNNEIDGMAKHGQLAMRYVDSQGHPTETYPLNPNGSVGGVTGLCSTDGRVTIMMPHPERNLKAYNHSWKPEEWDEDGAWMRMFRNARAWLR, encoded by the coding sequence ATGATGACCATCGCTGGACAGCCGTTTTTGACTGATTTTCAATCGCAACAACTTATCACTCAGCTCACCCAAAAAACCGATCTAAACGTGACTCAAATTAGTACACAACAAGTGTATGTATTGTCGCGAGAATTGAGTAATGATGAGCATAAAAAGGCATTAGATTTATTCGGGATTCAAGACAGTACTGTGCATCATCCAGCGCAGGAGAATCAGCTACAAGTGATCGTCAGCCCGCGTTTTGGTACGATTTCACCTTGGGCGAGTAAAGCGACCGATATCTTTAATAATTGTGAAATTAAGATCAATCGTGTGGAGCGGGTGATTGTCTATACCTTGACTCTTGATAATAAAGTCAGTGAAAAATTGCCTAAAGCTGCTGAAGAGTTATTGTTCGATAAAATGACCCAAAGTCTAGTTTATGATTTAGATAAAGTCAGTCATTTGTTCGATGATAATGCACCAGCATCGCTCAATCATATCGATGTGATTGGCGCAGGTCGTGCTGCTCTAGAGTCTGCTAATACTGAGTTTGGTTTTGCCTTGTCCGTTGAGGATATTGATTATCTAATGAATGCCTATGTTAATGAGCTAGGCCGCAATCCAACCGACGTCGAGCTGATGATGTTTGCACAGGCTAACTCTGAGCATTGCCGCCATAAAATCTTTAATGCCCAGTGGACGATCGACGGTGAAGTAGCCGCTAAGTCGCTATTTCAGATGATTAAAAATACTTATCAGTCCAATCCACAAGGCATTTTGTCCGCCTATAAAGATAACGCAGCGGTGATGGCTGGCGCGGCAGGCTGGCGTTTTTATCCTGTGCCTACCGATGCTCAAGACAGCACTTCAGCGCACCCGTATAGCTTTCATCAAGAAGACATCGATATCTTAATGAAAGTCGAAACCCATAACCACCCAACTGCTATCGCCCCTTATGCAGGTGCGGCGACAGGTGCTGGCGGTGAGATTCGTGATGAAGGCGCAACCGGTCGTGGCGGTAAGCCAAAAGCAGGTCTGACAGGCTTTCATGTATCACACTTACACATTCCAGAGCTGGCTGAGAAATGGGAGCAGTCGGGTCAATTGAGTACTCAGGCTTATGGCACGCCAGATCGTATGGCAACCAGTCTGGAGATTATGACTGAAGCACCACTCGGTTCAGCCAACTTCTCAAACGAATTTGGTCGTCCTAATCTATGCGGTTATTTCCGTAGTTTCCAGTTGGATACGTCAGCGGCAAAAGACGGTAGCGAAATGCGCGGCTATCACAAGCCAATCATGCTGGCAGGTGGTTACGGCAATATCAAACGCAACCTCATTGAAAAAAACGCCATCCAACAAGGTGATTTATTAATCGTCCTTGGTGGCCCTGCGATGCAGATTGGTCTGGGCGGTGGTGCAGCGTCTTCTGTTGATAGTGGTTCACTTGATGAAGGCTTGGACTTTGCCTCAGTTCAGCGTGACAATGCTGAAATGGAGCGTCGTTGCCAAGAAGTGATGGATCGCTGCTGGGCACTAGCCGGTAATGATGTCGATGCCAGCAATAACGGCAAAGACGGTAACCCTATCGTGTCATTGCATGATGTGGGCGCGGGTGGTATCTCTAATGCGATGCCAGAACTGGTCAATGACCATGAGATGGGCGCGGTACTAAACCTGCGTAAAATCCCATCGTTAGAAGCTGGCATGTCACCAATGGCGATTTGGTCAAATGAAGCGCAAGAGCGTTACGTGTTAGCCATTCATCCCGAGAGCGAAGCGCAGTTTGATGCGATATGCGTCCGTGAGCGCTGCCCGTATGCCATCTTAGGTACGGCGACTGATGTGCGTCAGCTGATCCTTGATGATGAGTTATTAGCAGACCAGCCTGTCGATATGCCGATGCAAGTGTTGCTCGGTGGTACGCCACAGATGAAGCGTAGCTTTAGCCGTACAGAAACCAGCTTGCCAGCATTAGATTTAGACAAAGTGAATCTAGCCGAATCTATTACTGATGTCTTGCGTCACCCAACGGTCGCTAGCAAATCATTCTTGATCAGCATTGGTGACCGTTCTATCACGGGTATGGTCGTGCGTGATCAGTATGTCGGTCGCTATCAAGTGCCCGTCGCAGATTGTGCAGTTACCGCGACTGGACTCGTCGCGCTTGACGGTCAAGCCATGACAGGCGAAGCCATGAGTATCGGTGAGCGTACGCCTGTTGCCTTAATTAGTCCTAAAGCCTCAGCACGTTTGGCAGTCGGTGAAGCGATTACCAATATTGCTGGCGCACGTATTAATCAGCTATCAGATATCACGATGTCGGCAAACTGGATGGCAGCGTGTGGTGATGATGCGGAAGATGCCGCCTTGTTTGACGCGGTGCATGCTGTTGGTGAAGAGCTTTGCCCAGCACTTGGCATTGCAATCCCCGTCGGTAAAGACTCTCTCTCCATGCGCGCTAATTGGACGGATAGCGACACTAACGAAGACAAATCAGTGGTCTCGCCTATGAGCCTTGTGATTACCGCTTTTGCCCCTGTCGTTGATGTAGCAAAAACGCTAACACCTGAACTCATTAATGGTGATAGTGCTTTTTATCGGATTGATTTATCAAAAGGACAATTGCGTCTAGGCGGCTCAATCCTTGCGCAAACACAAAGCCAATTGGGTAACGACTGCCCAGATTTGGCACAGCCGAGCGACTTAGTTGATTTCTTTAACTTCGTCCAAGCGGGCAACGCGCAAGGCGTCATCAGTGCTTATCACGATATCGGTGATGGCGGCTTACTTGCCACTATCGCTGAAATGCAATTTACTAGCCGCCAAGGTATCAAGCTGTCATTGACTGATGATAATATACTCGGTCAGCTATTCAGCGAAGAGCTAGGCGCAGTCATTCAAGTATTACCCGAAAACGTCGCGGCACTAATGCAGTTAGCAGTAGAATTTAATGTTGATGACATGCTGAGCTTAGTCGGTCAAAGCACTGAGGAAGACAGCTTAATTATTCAAACGCCAGCGCTAATGGGCAAAGACACTTTAAACTTTAAGCGTTCTGAATTACAGCAAGAGTGGAGCCAAGTCAGCTATCAAATCGCCCGTCGCCGTGACAATCCAGAATGCGTACAGCAAGAGTATGACTTGATTAGCGATGCCAGTCATAAAGGCCTTATCGCTGCGCCAAACTTTGATTTGAATCAAAAGGTTGAAGAGCCATACTTGGCTAGCCGTGCTGATTCTGATAACAGCAGACCAAGAGTCGCTATCCTCCGCGAGCAAGGCGTCAACGGTCAGACAGAAATGGCAGCAGGCTTCACTCAAGCAGGATTTGAAGCGGTCGATGTACACATGAGTGATCTACTGAGTGGTCGTATCAATTTACGTGACTTCGACGGTCTGGTCGCTTGTGGTGGCTTTAGTTATGGTGATGTACTCGGCGCAGGCTCTGGTTGGGCGAACTCTATCTTGTTCCATGACGAGTTACGCATGCAGTTTGTCCGCTTCTTTGCCCGTCCTGATACCTTCTCATTAGGCGTCTGTAACGGTTGTCAGATGATGGCTCAGTTAAAAGACCTCATCCCAGGTGCAGATAACTTCCCACGCTTCATCGCCAACCAGTCGGCTCGTTTTGAAGCGCGTACGGTCAACGTAAAAGTCGAGCGTACCAAGTCTATCTTGTTCAAAGGCATGCAAGACAGTATCTTGCCAATCGCTGTGGCACATGGTGAAGGTTATGCCACACTAGACAACAACGAAATCGACGGTATGGCAAAACACGGTCAGCTTGCGATGCGTTATGTCGATAGCCAAGGTCATCCAACTGAGACGTATCCGCTCAATCCAAACGGTTCGGTCGGCGGTGTCACGGGTCTGTGTAGCACTGATGGTCGCGTCACTATCATGATGCCGCATCCTGAGCGTAACCTAAAAGCCTATAACCACAGCTGGAAACCAGAAGAGTGGGATGAAGACGGCGCGTGGATGCGTATGTTCCGTAACGCTCGTGCTTGGTTGCGTTAA
- the kbl gene encoding glycine C-acetyltransferase produces MYQDFQKHLQQEISDIREAGLYKNERVITSPQDALIKIADGREMLNFCANNYLGLSDHPEIKKAAIEAIENSGYGMSSVRFICGTQDLHKQLEAAISKFFNTEDTILYAACFDANGGAFEPLLTSDDAIISDSLNHASIIDGVRLCKAARYRYANADMQDLETQLQAAQAQRFRLIVTDGVFSMDGNVAPMDEIYALAQKYDAMVMIDESHSAGVVGHTGGGVTELFDLRGDIELITGTLGKAFGGAIGGFTTGKKEIVEMLRQRSRPYLFSNSIPPMVAAAGVKAFEMLSQDNTLQDKLHENTAYFVKKMQDAGFDIKPTESAICAVMLYDANVSQQMADALLEEGIYVIGFFYPVVPKDEARIRVQLSAAHTREQLDQCIAAFIKVAKQMKVID; encoded by the coding sequence AACGAGCGCGTTATCACCTCTCCGCAAGATGCGCTAATCAAGATTGCCGATGGCCGTGAGATGCTTAACTTCTGTGCCAATAATTATCTTGGATTGTCTGACCACCCTGAGATTAAAAAAGCAGCTATCGAGGCTATTGAAAACTCAGGTTATGGCATGTCATCGGTGCGGTTTATCTGTGGGACGCAGGATTTGCATAAGCAATTAGAGGCGGCGATTTCTAAGTTTTTTAATACCGAAGATACGATTCTTTATGCGGCCTGTTTCGATGCCAATGGCGGTGCCTTTGAGCCACTGCTGACCAGCGATGATGCCATTATTTCTGATTCATTAAATCATGCCTCAATCATCGATGGTGTGCGCCTGTGTAAAGCGGCCCGTTATCGCTATGCCAATGCGGATATGCAAGATTTAGAAACGCAATTGCAAGCAGCGCAAGCACAGCGTTTTCGTTTGATTGTGACCGATGGTGTGTTTTCGATGGATGGTAATGTAGCGCCAATGGATGAAATTTATGCGTTGGCACAAAAATATGATGCCATGGTGATGATTGACGAGTCGCATTCAGCAGGCGTGGTCGGTCACACTGGTGGCGGCGTGACGGAATTGTTTGATCTACGTGGTGATATTGAGCTGATCACTGGTACTTTGGGCAAGGCATTTGGCGGTGCTATTGGCGGCTTTACCACGGGTAAAAAAGAAATCGTTGAGATGTTGCGTCAACGCTCACGCCCGTATCTGTTTTCAAACTCCATTCCTCCCATGGTAGCGGCGGCTGGGGTAAAAGCGTTTGAGATGCTGTCGCAAGACAATACCCTACAAGATAAATTGCATGAAAATACCGCCTATTTTGTGAAGAAAATGCAAGATGCAGGCTTCGATATCAAGCCCACAGAATCGGCCATTTGTGCGGTGATGCTCTATGACGCCAATGTCTCGCAACAAATGGCAGATGCGCTGCTTGAAGAAGGTATTTATGTGATTGGCTTCTTTTATCCTGTCGTACCCAAAGACGAGGCTCGCATTCGTGTCCAGCTCTCTGCTGCTCATACTCGCGAACAGCTCGACCAATGTATCGCCGCCTTTATCAAAGTCGCCAAGCAAATGAAAGTGATTGATTAA
- the tdh gene encoding L-threonine 3-dehydrogenase: MKALVKAHAKKGIWMQDMPEPTVGINDVKIKIKKTAICGTDLHIYKWDEWSERTIKTPMIIGHEYVGIISEMGDGVKHFEVGDRVTGEGHIACGHCRNCRRGKLHVCENTIGVGVDRDGAFAEYLVIPADNVIKLDERISDEMAAIMDPFGNATHTALSFPVLGEDVLITGAGLIGSMATAICRFAGARNIVVSDISDYRLALAKKMGATMTINPAKGETIEGAIAELKMHGFDIGLEMSGSPQAFDSMISNMYNGSKIALLGILPNTTTVDWSKIIFKALTLKGIYGREMWETWYQMEQMLISGIDLSPIITHRMHIDDFQQGFDIMESGQCGKVILGWD; encoded by the coding sequence ATGAAAGCACTGGTTAAAGCCCATGCCAAAAAAGGCATCTGGATGCAAGACATGCCAGAACCTACGGTTGGCATCAATGACGTTAAAATAAAAATTAAAAAAACCGCCATTTGTGGTACAGATTTGCACATTTATAAGTGGGATGAGTGGTCAGAAAGAACCATCAAGACGCCGATGATCATCGGGCACGAATACGTCGGTATCATTAGCGAAATGGGCGATGGTGTAAAGCACTTTGAAGTGGGTGATCGAGTCACTGGCGAAGGACATATCGCTTGCGGGCATTGCCGTAACTGTCGCCGTGGTAAGCTACATGTGTGTGAAAACACCATCGGTGTGGGCGTTGACCGTGATGGCGCGTTTGCCGAATATTTGGTAATACCTGCTGATAATGTCATCAAGCTCGATGAGCGTATCAGCGATGAGATGGCAGCCATCATGGACCCCTTTGGCAATGCCACGCATACTGCCCTTTCATTTCCTGTCCTTGGTGAGGATGTGCTGATTACGGGTGCGGGGCTGATTGGTTCGATGGCAACGGCGATTTGCCGCTTCGCAGGAGCGCGTAATATTGTGGTTAGTGATATCAGCGATTATCGCTTGGCGCTTGCCAAAAAAATGGGCGCGACGATGACTATAAACCCAGCCAAAGGTGAAACCATCGAAGGCGCCATTGCTGAGTTAAAAATGCACGGCTTTGATATCGGGCTTGAGATGTCAGGCTCACCTCAGGCTTTTGATTCGATGATTAGTAACATGTATAACGGCTCTAAAATTGCGCTCTTGGGTATTTTGCCTAACACCACCACGGTGGATTGGAGCAAGATTATCTTTAAGGCTTTAACCCTAAAAGGTATCTATGGCCGCGAGATGTGGGAGACATGGTATCAGATGGAGCAAATGCTGATTAGCGGTATCGATCTATCGCCCATCATTACCCATCGCATGCACATTGATGACTTTCAACAAGGCTTTGATATCATGGAAAGTGGACAATGCGGTAAGGTGATTTTAGGTTGGGATTGA